The Paenibacillus polymyxa M1 DNA segment TTAAAATAGGAATCGCGCCCTTTGCGCTCAACAACTGAGCGCAAAGGGCGCCAATCCCACTGGATGCACCTGTAATCACAATTACCTTATCCTGCAATGTACTCATGGTCATCCCTCCACATTAAAGAAACTTACTCCTTTAATATTAAGAGATCATCACCTGAATATCCAGCTCACCGATTCCTTCCACCGAAAGCGGAATACAAAGGGCACGCTGGGGCACAAAAGTGGTCAAGTTTTCTGATTTCATGACCTGCGGAGGGGTGATATCCACGACAATTCCCTGACTGGACAAAATTGTACTGGCATTGCCACTAATCATATTGCCCAATTCCGAAATTGCGCTTTTGCCCATCTCATCAATTTCAGTCAACACAAATCCGCCCATCATCGCCGATACCATACGTAGCGCCACCTGCTCATTCAGACCGAACACAATATTTCCGCTGAGCTGTCCGGTCATCCCGATCATAATCCAGATATGGTCGTCCACTAACTCGACATTTTTCACACCGAGATTTCCGGGTAAAGGAGATACTTGGATCAATTGTTCAATGACCCGTCTCGCCGACTCCAAAAAAGGATTTATCACTTCTGCCTTCACGATCATTGCGCCCCTTTACGATGGGCTTTTAGACACACAACAAAAGTCCCATATAAATTTGAATTTTTATTTAAATAATGCTGGATAACGACTCAACCTGCAATAAAATACTCTCTCTATCACTTATCGACAGCAGTCCCGCAATTTTTTATAGCTAAAGCACAAAAAATGTGAATAATGTACTATATCTTTACTACAAGCCGAATCTAGACTGGTTATTTTTAAAGTATATCAGGACTTTAGTCTTTATCCCCCAATATACCACACTTTACGGTGTACTGCTTCGATTCATTGCCCTTCCTGCTCGAATAACCTATAATCTAATGAAATAAAGCATAACGATGGTTTTACATATAAACAAGTAGATTGGCTAAACTCAGTTTATACAGCTGCGACAAGCTAAAGAAAAGAGAGGAGGAACTTCATGAACATCAGTCAACTTGAAACACTTATCATGATTTCCAAAACGATGAGCTTCCGTAAAGCCGGAGAACTTCTCAATTTGACGCAGCCGGCGGTGTCCGCCCAAATCAAAAGTCTAGAGGATGAGTTCAAAACCATTCTGATTGACCGCAACCAGCCCGTCACCCTGACCGACCGGGGAGTTGTTTTTTTGGAACACGCCGAGCGCATATTGGAGGTTGTTGAGGAATTAAGACAGAGATTGTATGACTTGAACGAAACACCGCAGGGTCACATTGCGCTGGGTACCACAACATCCATCGCCATTCAAATTTTACCGCGTGTGCTCTCCTACTTTCAGGATCAGTTCCCTCTCATCAAAACCTCCATTCAATCCATGGCCTCCTCGATGATCTATCAGCAGGTGGAGAACGGACTTATTGATGTTGGTATCGGTTATCTGATCGAACGTAATCCCAATCTAAGCACTTCAGTCCTGTATTATGATTCTTTTGAGCTTGTCGTGTCTCCTACACATCCGCTGGCCTCGCAACCACACGCTACTATTGAAGCCCTTCGGGAAATTCCGCTCATTCTGCTCTCTCCCGATACGGTAGGACGGAAATTCGTGGACGATGTTTTTAAAAAGCACCAAATTGTGCCCCATGTCGTGATCGAGTTGTCCAGCAGTGAGGAAGTCAAACGGATGGTCGAAATCAATCTCGGAGCTGCCATAATTTCCAGACTTTCAGTCACTTCTGAACTGCGTACAGGCACATTAAAAATGATCCATATTCCCGAGCTGGAAGTTAGTCATCCGGTAGGGGTGATTTATAAGTCCGGCCGTTATCTAAACTCAGCAATGCAGCAATTTTTGAGCGATCTGAAGGGGATGCCGGAGACGAATTTCACCAATTCTGAATAACGTAATTCGCTATGAACAACATACACAATATAAACCTTGGTTACGAAAGGAAGACAGTCCATGAAATTTGATCTGCACACCCATCATTTCCGCTGCGGTCATGCAGACGGCAACATTCGGGATTACATCGAAGCAGGTATTCAATCAGGCTTACAAGCTATTGGTATTTCCGACCATTCCCCCTTCCTATGTAACGAAAAGGATCAGGCTTTTCCTAAAATTTATATGGCCAAGTCACAGCTTGCTGAATATGTAAAAGAAGTACAGGAGCTTAAGAAGGAATACGAGGGCCGTATTGACGTGCTCCTTGGATTGGAAACGGATTATTTCCCTGATTTTGTTGAATTGTATCGTTCCACTTTGGCTCCTTATCCATTTGATTACCTTATCGGGTCGATTCATAATGTCGAAGGGGACAGCATTTTTAACCGCAATCGTTGGAAAAAATTAAGTGACGCTCGTAAAGTCGAGGTCAAACAAGCCTACTATGCGCTCATTCAGCAATCTGCGCGAAGCGGCATGTTTCAGATTTTAGGTCATATTGACGCAATGAAAGGGAATTTCCCTGCCTTTTCAGACATTCCTGCCGATGAAGCCATTGACGAAACCTTGCGAGTGATTGCGGAATCCAATGTGGCGATTGAGATTAACACTTCAGGTAAAACCAAGCTGAGTGGCGGATGGTACCCGTCTGCTTCTATTTTAGAAAGAGCGCACCATTTTGGTGTGGAGGTCACTTTTGGTTCAGATGCCCATAAGCCTTCGCGGGTAGGCGACGATTGGGAAGACGTAAAAGCGATGCTGAAGGATATCGGCTTCCGGGAATGGGTTTATTTTAAAGAAAAACGTAAAATTCCTGTGGCGCTTTAAAATGTATTAAGGGTGGGAATCGCTGTTGCAATGGGATTCTTGGGAAATCCTTATATAGAGTAACAATCCCATTGCAAAGGCGAACACTAACGCTTCTCCAGATTCAAATCCTCGCTCTGCTACCAAGCGCCTTAAACCGTACAACTCCATTATTTTAAATAAACAACATCTTTGTGTGAGGAGAATTACATATGCAATTGGAAGATCCTATGGACAAGCTCAAAAAGCTAAAGCATGATATCACGCGATTTATGCTCATCTATAAGTTTGCACTCGACGAAATGGAAACCAAGATTGAAATATTAAAGCAGGAATTTCAAGCATTGCACGATTACAGCCCTATTGAGCATACCAAATCACGCCTTAAATCTCCTGAGAGTATCATGAACAAAATGCTTCGTAAAAATAGTGAGTTATCGCTGGATGCTATCAAAGATTCTATCAAGGATATCGCGGGCTTACGTATTACTTGTTCTTTTATTTCTGACATTTATGATGTCAGTAACATGCTTCAGAGACAGAGTGACCTCAAGGTGCTGGAAATCAAGGATTACATCAAGAATCCCAAGCCGAACGGTTATCAGAGTCTGCATTTGCTGGTTCAAGTTCCTGTATTCATGTCGGACTGTGAGGAACTAGTCTGCGTAGAGGTGCAGATTCGAACCATTGCGATGGATTTTTGGGCAAGCCTGGAGCATAAAATCTTTTATAAATACAACCAGTCTGTTCCCGAGAGTCTGACACGTGAATTAAAGAACGCGGCGGATTCCGCTAATGCGCTTGATCTGCAAATGGAACGTCTGCATCGTGAAATCAAGGAGATTAAAGATGCCAGAGGTGAAGAAGACTCTATGGAAGAGCTT contains these protein-coding regions:
- a CDS encoding LysR family transcriptional regulator; its protein translation is MNISQLETLIMISKTMSFRKAGELLNLTQPAVSAQIKSLEDEFKTILIDRNQPVTLTDRGVVFLEHAERILEVVEELRQRLYDLNETPQGHIALGTTTSIAIQILPRVLSYFQDQFPLIKTSIQSMASSMIYQQVENGLIDVGIGYLIERNPNLSTSVLYYDSFELVVSPTHPLASQPHATIEALREIPLILLSPDTVGRKFVDDVFKKHQIVPHVVIELSSSEEVKRMVEINLGAAIISRLSVTSELRTGTLKMIHIPELEVSHPVGVIYKSGRYLNSAMQQFLSDLKGMPETNFTNSE
- a CDS encoding histidinol-phosphatase; translated protein: MKFDLHTHHFRCGHADGNIRDYIEAGIQSGLQAIGISDHSPFLCNEKDQAFPKIYMAKSQLAEYVKEVQELKKEYEGRIDVLLGLETDYFPDFVELYRSTLAPYPFDYLIGSIHNVEGDSIFNRNRWKKLSDARKVEVKQAYYALIQQSARSGMFQILGHIDAMKGNFPAFSDIPADEAIDETLRVIAESNVAIEINTSGKTKLSGGWYPSASILERAHHFGVEVTFGSDAHKPSRVGDDWEDVKAMLKDIGFREWVYFKEKRKIPVAL
- a CDS encoding GTP pyrophosphokinase codes for the protein MQLEDPMDKLKKLKHDITRFMLIYKFALDEMETKIEILKQEFQALHDYSPIEHTKSRLKSPESIMNKMLRKNSELSLDAIKDSIKDIAGLRITCSFISDIYDVSNMLQRQSDLKVLEIKDYIKNPKPNGYQSLHLLVQVPVFMSDCEELVCVEVQIRTIAMDFWASLEHKIFYKYNQSVPESLTRELKNAADSANALDLQMERLHREIKEIKDARGEEDSMEELRKIMINNQQITVPANFLKLLGE
- a CDS encoding chemotaxis protein CheX, producing the protein MKAEVINPFLESARRVIEQLIQVSPLPGNLGVKNVELVDDHIWIMIGMTGQLSGNIVFGLNEQVALRMVSAMMGGFVLTEIDEMGKSAISELGNMISGNASTILSSQGIVVDITPPQVMKSENLTTFVPQRALCIPLSVEGIGELDIQVMIS